A region of Toxorhynchites rutilus septentrionalis strain SRP chromosome 1, ASM2978413v1, whole genome shotgun sequence DNA encodes the following proteins:
- the LOC129761918 gene encoding WD repeat-containing protein 18 codes for MSDSVEVAITSDSSDQLWSSCVWDVRTGTHLISYKGGGVSGAHTLATINGQYIVAGNLVKPMLHIWPVNRHEPIATRFIIPGRATAVAVSPDGNYCLVAVQETVYVYQLVTGAMLASISRHYQSVNVLRFTDDGSHFISAGQDGMVLVWNLANVVRVYQKQTVNTLYSFSDHAIPVTDVHVGKGGMKAIFCSVSLDRTCKIYDLTSGSMLLNLVFQEALSSVSMDNLESSVFVGSSDGPIYTFNILCPPRTKEYHIERKQLQKNIFVGHKKAVTCLSVSIDGEILLSGGADENVHIWHIKSRQQLRTIPHKGTVTNAYFMLVPKIMFNQEIKLNPLFQPFQKMALPSEKIETYSIETEVRENVRDVQRYNDDSMDRFTTLSHSGNNQEELVKLRKEIQHLKMANKEMYEFTVKNLIKNS; via the coding sequence ATGTCCGACAGTGTGGAAGTGGCCATCACTAGTGATTCCAGTGATCAGTTGTGGAGTTCTTGCGTATGGGACGTTCGAACGGGAACCCATTTAATTTCCTACAAGGGTGGCGGTGTTTCTGGTGCTCATACATTAGCTACGATAAACGGACAATATATCGTGGCCGGCAATTTGGTTAAACCGATGCTGCACATTTGGCCCGTCAATCGACATGAACCAATTGCTACACGATTCATCATCCCAGGCCGCGCAACGGCTGTTGCTGTCAGTCCGGATGGAAATTACTGTTTGGTGGCGGTCCAGGAGACAGTTTACGTTTATCAACTAGTAACGGGCGCGATGTTGGCTTCGATATCACGTCACTATCAATCGGTGAATGTTCTTCGTTTCACCGATGACGGATCGCACTTCATAAGCGCTGGACAAGACGGGATGGTACTCGTTTGGAACTTAGCGAATGTGGTACGAGTTTATCAGAAACAAACGGTTAATACTTTATACTCTTTCTCGGATCACGCGATTCCAGTAACTGATGTTCATGTAGGGAAAGGTGGTATGAAGGCCATATTCTGTTCAGTATCACTCGATCGAACATGTAAAATTTATGACTTAACATCTGGTTCAATGTTATTAAATTTAGTCTTCCAAGAAGCGCTTTCGTCCGTATCGATGGACAACTTAGAATCTAGCGTTTTTGTTGGATCGAGCGATGGTCCTATTTACACGTTTAATATTCTTTGTCCACCCCGCACTAAAGAATACCACATTGAACGCAAACAGCTgcagaaaaacatttttgttggaCATAAAAAAGCTGTCACATGCCTTTCAGTTTCCATAGACGGAGAGATCCTTTTATCGGGAGGAGCCGATGAAAATGTGCACATTTGGCATATCAAAAGCAGGCAGCAATTGCGTACTATTCCACATAAAGGTACAGTTACAAATGCTTATTTCATGCTAGTACCTAAAATAATGTTCAAtcaagaaataaaattaaatccATTATTCCAACCGTTTCAAAAAATGGCATTAcctagtgaaaaaatcgaaacctATTCAATAGAAACTGAAGTGCGAGAAAACGTTCGAGATGTACAAAGGTATAATGATGATAGTATGGACAGATTCACAACATTGTCACATTCGGGCAATAATCAGGAAGAACTCGTGAAATTACGAAAGGAAATTCAGCATCTAAAAATGGCCAATAAAGAAATGTACGAATTTACCGTGAAGAATCTTATCAAAAACAGTTGA